One Pseudomonadota bacterium genomic window, CTCGATGATCGGCCTCATCGTCAGAGCCGTCCTGGCTGCAAGGTCACGTAACATCCGTCGTCACAGTGCCGACATGGTTCGGGCCTACGCTATCGGCCAGGGGGCGTCGACGCAGGCTTTCCTCGGCATTGGTTGGTTGCTTGTTGCTGGGGTCGAGGCCACAGGTATGTCGCGAGACGTGATCATGATCGGTGCGTGGGGTGTCAACCTGCTAGTCGCCGAGCTCCTGATCACTCGGCGACTTCACGTGCGTAGTCTGAGGGCTGCACAACGCGCACCAGAACCCCAACTGCCTGTTCGATCAGCTGGCCGAGGTGCCCCTTGACCCCCAAGAAGGACAGCGAACACGGGCAAACAAAAATGATGCGGGCCATCGTCTTTCGTCAATATGGCGCCCCGAGGGAAGTGATGAAGCTTGTCGACGATCAGGCTGTTCCGAAACCGAAACCGAACGAGGTTCTTGTAAAGGTCGAAGGCTCTTCTGTGAACGCAGCAGACAAGCACATGGTTCTAGGCAACTACCTCATAGAAAAGATCCACACCGGGGTGAATCGTGACGCTAGATCCGCCTGCCTGAGCCATTCGACTCGGTCGCCAAAGCTCGGTTCGCCAGCGACACAACATCGCGAGCCCGCAATAGCGCTCGACCTGTGCGGCCGCTTGTTCTTCGCTGGCACGACAACGGATTCAGCTATCGTAATCGCTGGACGCCTGTCCGCCGATGGGACGGTGGCCACGCGAACGGACCGGGCCGGGCTCGGCCTGGCAAGCATACGGGACATGGCCGTGAATCTCGATGGCTCGTTGCTGCTGCTGGGAATCGGGGGCAACAACGGGACGGAGACCCTCGTCCGGTTCGGACCCTAGCCCCGCATCGGTTCGGGTCTTCGGCTGCGCGGTTCTTCATCCGGCTTGGACCGAGGGCGGGGTTGGGCGCTTGCCGTGGTGGGCGACCGGAACCACGTCGGCGAAGACGAACCCGTCGCGCTCGACGATCGGCCCCACATCCACCGTGATGGGGCTTGCCAGCATCGGTCCGGCGACGACGACCGTGTGAAACTCACCGTTCTCGCCGCAAGGGTCCACGTTCTCTGGGAGGTCGCCAAAGAGCGCGTCGTCAAAGCGCCGCCCTGCGAATTCCCTTCCGAGCACCCTGGGGTCGATGCAAGTGACCACGGCGCACATGCCCGACTGAACCATCTCCCGCGCCAGAGTCGGCGTGTCTCGGAGCCACAGGGGAAAGACGCCTTGCATGCCTACCCGCACAAGCTGAGCCTCGCGGTAGGCACGGATGTCACGCAGGAACAGGTCGCCGAAGACCACGTGGGTGACGCCGTCGGCGCGAAGTTCCTCGAGGGCTTCGCCCATCTGCCGCTCATAGACCTCGTTGGGACACGGAGAGGGGATGCGGACCTTCGTGCAGGGCAGGCCGATACCGCGAACCTGGAGATCGAGCAGCTCCTCCCGGACGCCGTGCATCGACACGCGCTCGTATCCGTCGGTCAGCGTGGTGAGGACGCCGACGACCTCGACCACGTCATGCTGGCGCGCCACGTGGAGCGCATACGCGCTGTCCTTGCCCGAGCTCCAGGCGACGATGGCTTTCGGGCGCGCCATCATTTACGCCGCTGCCGTCGCCAGCACGCCGAACCTGATCTTCAGGTTCGGCGCGGGCTGCTTGTCGGCTTGTCGCTTCCGGCTCATCGTCGTCCTCCTGGGTGCGCCAGCCCGCGCGCCCGCGGGACCGTCCTTTGAGAGGCAGTGAACCCTCCAATGGCTGATACAGCCTGGCATTATCGAGCGCCGGGTCTTGGAGTCAAGCCGTGGGTTGGCTGGGTTGCGTTGGTTCCCCAGGGGTGTATATTTAGACGTATGCCGCGGATGCAAGTCTACTTGCCCGACGATCTGTACCAGGCTGTAAAGGCTCGCAAGTTGCCGGCATCGGAGTTGTTGCAAGAAGCAGTTCGCGCAGAAGTGCGACGACAAGATCTCGTGGAAGAGAGTCGCAGGTACACAGCAGAATTGTCAAAGCAGGTTGGCAAGCCCGGCGCCAAAGAGCGCGCGCGTGCAGCAAAAGTGGCGCGGCGGATTGCTGGGCGCCGGTCTCAACGGCAGGCCAGCTAACCGTGCTGGTTTTGGACTCAGGCGGTGTCAGCCGCTTGGCAAGACGTTCACAATCGTCTCTTGCTCTCATTCTTGCATTGCGACACGAGGGCCTGTGGCCCCCCGTGGTTCCATCAGCGGTTTTGATTGAGTGCTTGCAGGGGCATGCTGGACGGGACGCCAACGCCAATCGGTTCCTGAAGACCTGCGACGTTATCGAATCGGTGCCCGAGTCCACGGCGCGACGTGCGGCCCACCTCAGACGCCTGGCCCGGCGAGGATCCGCCATTGATGCCCTCGTGGTCGCTGTCTGCGAACCCGGTGGGACCGCACTGACATCCGATCCGCACGACCTCGCAGCGTTGGCTGCTCATGCGCGCAACGTGACGATCGAAACGGTGTAGCTGCGAGACGGTGAAGCGCTCCCGTTGTCCCTCCTCAAACAACCTCGTACTCGCCGGAAAACCATGTCTGTTTCCACGTTGAAGGGAAAGCGGCGGGGGTAACCACTTCATCGAGCTCTGTCTCGAGACTGGTTCAGCCGCCACAGATCATGGCGTCTGGCTGATGCTTCACTCGGGCTCGCGCAACATCGGCAAGATGCTCGCCGAGATCCACATCGGCCGCGCCCGGAAGCTCGCCCATAACGCGAAGCTGCCGGACCGCGACCTCGCCGTCTTCCTCGCGGGCACGCCCGAGATGGAAGGCTGCGATAGCGGCCGATCTCCCGCAATGCAGCGAAGCGCGCGGCACGCAGTCGAGGCCCCGGAGGCATAGTCGTCTTGTCATGAGTGGATTTCCACCCGGAGCGAGTCACCCGCGCGCAGCGTGACCTGTGGAGCCAGGTCGACCTGC contains:
- a CDS encoding adenine nucleotide alpha hydrolase; this translates as MARPKAIVAWSSGKDSAYALHVARQHDVVEVVGVLTTLTDGYERVSMHGVREELLDLQVRGIGLPCTKVRIPSPCPNEVYERQMGEALEELRADGVTHVVFGDLFLRDIRAYREAQLVRVGMQGVFPLWLRDTPTLAREMVQSGMCAVVTCIDPRVLGREFAGRRFDDALFGDLPENVDPCGENGEFHTVVVAGPMLASPITVDVGPIVERDGFVFADVVPVAHHGKRPTPPSVQAG